Proteins encoded together in one Rhodospirillaceae bacterium window:
- the gloA gene encoding lactoylglutathione lyase, protein MANRLLHTMILVMDMDKSIDFYTRHLGMKLLRRKDYPSGEFTLAFVGYGDEGDHAVIELTHNWGRKEPYEIGTAFGHLAIGVEDIYGTCDKLAKEGVKIPRPAGPMAHGGSVIAFVEDPDGYKIELVQK, encoded by the coding sequence ATGGCCAACCGTTTGCTGCACACGATGATCCTCGTCATGGATATGGACAAGTCGATCGACTTCTACACGCGTCATCTCGGCATGAAGCTGCTGCGCCGCAAGGACTATCCATCGGGCGAATTCACCTTGGCCTTTGTCGGCTATGGTGACGAGGGCGATCACGCGGTGATCGAGCTCACGCATAATTGGGGTCGCAAGGAACCCTATGAAATCGGCACCGCTTTTGGCCATCTTGCGATCGGCGTGGAGGATATCTACGGCACCTGCGACAAGCTCGCCAAGGAAGGCGTCAAAATTCCGCGCCCAGCCGGTCCGATGGCGCATGGTGGCTCGGTGATCGCCTTCGTGGAAGATCCCGATGGATACAAGATCGAGTTGGTCCAGAAGTAA
- a CDS encoding phosphoglucosamine mutase — translation MTRKLFGTDGVRGLANAEPIIAMTALRLSLAAGAHFTRGGHRHRVIIGKDTRLSGYMLETALTSGFLSMGMDVMLLGPLPTPAVAMLTRSMRADLGVMISASHNPYEDNGIKLFGPDGYKLSDDIEAEIESRMFGAGFDASVGLAPSAQLGRAKRIDDAQGRYIEFVKSSFPKGLSLEGMRVVVDCANGAAYKVAPTVLWELGADVVAIANEPNGTNINAACGAVHTERLCGQVRASGAHLGIALDGDADRVIVVDETGTVIDGDQLMGLIAESWQSAGRLAGDGIAATVMSNLGLERHLARLDLKLHRTSVGDRYVVEAMRRLGLNIGGEQSGHIILSDFATTGDGLMAALQVLAVLIKADRPASEAGRVFAPLPQLLKNVRYQQGANPPLEQARVKDAIAAGEAALNGCGRLLIRKSGTETLIRVMAEGEDRKLVARVVDDIVEAVEAATR, via the coding sequence ATGACCCGTAAACTATTCGGCACAGATGGGGTGCGCGGCCTGGCCAATGCCGAGCCGATCATCGCCATGACCGCCTTGCGCCTGTCATTGGCCGCTGGAGCGCATTTCACGCGTGGCGGCCATCGGCACAGAGTCATCATCGGCAAGGACACGCGGCTTTCCGGCTACATGCTGGAAACAGCGCTGACCTCCGGTTTCCTCTCAATGGGAATGGACGTCATGCTGCTGGGGCCGCTGCCGACCCCGGCCGTGGCCATGCTGACCCGTTCGATGCGGGCCGATCTCGGTGTCATGATCTCCGCGTCGCACAATCCTTATGAAGACAATGGCATCAAACTGTTCGGGCCGGATGGTTACAAACTGTCCGACGATATCGAGGCGGAAATCGAAAGCCGGATGTTTGGAGCCGGCTTTGACGCATCGGTAGGGCTGGCGCCGTCAGCACAATTGGGCCGCGCCAAACGCATCGATGATGCGCAGGGTCGCTACATCGAATTTGTGAAGTCGAGCTTCCCCAAGGGGCTCAGCCTGGAAGGCATGCGTGTCGTGGTCGATTGCGCCAATGGTGCCGCCTACAAGGTCGCGCCGACAGTGCTGTGGGAGTTGGGTGCCGACGTGGTGGCGATTGCCAACGAGCCGAACGGCACCAATATCAACGCAGCCTGCGGGGCGGTGCATACCGAACGCCTCTGCGGTCAGGTAAGGGCTAGCGGCGCGCATCTCGGCATTGCTTTGGATGGTGACGCCGACCGGGTAATCGTGGTTGACGAAACAGGTACGGTCATCGATGGCGACCAGTTGATGGGCCTGATTGCTGAAAGCTGGCAGAGCGCGGGGCGCCTGGCTGGGGATGGCATTGCGGCGACGGTCATGTCCAATCTCGGCCTTGAGCGCCATTTGGCAAGGCTTGACCTCAAACTGCATCGGACCTCGGTGGGCGATCGCTATGTCGTGGAGGCGATGCGTCGACTTGGCCTCAACATCGGCGGCGAGCAATCCGGCCATATCATTCTCAGCGACTTTGCCACCACCGGTGACGGCCTGATGGCCGCCCTGCAGGTGTTGGCGGTTCTGATCAAGGCGGATCGGCCGGCCAGCGAAGCTGGCCGCGTCTTTGCGCCGTTACCGCAACTCCTCAAGAATGTGCGCTACCAGCAGGGTGCGAACCCACCACTGGAACAGGCACGGGTGAAGGACGCCATTGCGGCCGGCGAGGCGGCGCTCAACGGCTGTGGCCGACTGCTCATCCGGAAATCCGGCACCGAGACTCTCATCCGCGTGATGGCGGAGGGTGAGGACAGGAAGCTGGTTGCCCGCGTCGTCGACGATATTGTCGAAGCCGTCGAAGCCGCGACCAGGTAA
- the ybgF gene encoding tol-pal system protein YbgF, translated as MNRVTFAQGIKFAAFAGLLALAPVAAAQADEVDDLRAELQQLKQQVTFLENQMPKGGAAVAGGGTLAAQTEVRFQQYDQQMSQMTGQIEQLELKINDIADKFERMQKDTEFRLSELERNSAGGAATSPMAAADGTMPVESATAAPAAPVDPGAPPQPTQPGVLGTLSTDQMQNLPQAPAGAAEQAAAGAAASVVLPGDTPQQQYDYATGLVQRGAYAEAELALKSFVVEHPKDPLAGNAQYWLGETYYVRSDFKNAAVAFAEGYQKYPKSSKAADNLLKLGMSLGQTGRNPDACTAFRQLDKQFPDASQAIRDRAAPAKQRYKCN; from the coding sequence GCTGCGGCCCAGGCGGACGAGGTCGACGATCTGCGCGCCGAGCTGCAACAGTTAAAGCAGCAGGTAACGTTCCTCGAAAATCAGATGCCCAAGGGCGGCGCGGCGGTGGCCGGTGGCGGTACGCTGGCGGCGCAGACCGAAGTCCGCTTCCAGCAATATGACCAGCAGATGAGCCAGATGACTGGCCAGATCGAGCAGTTGGAACTCAAGATCAACGATATCGCCGACAAGTTCGAGCGGATGCAGAAGGACACGGAGTTCCGCCTCTCAGAGTTGGAGCGCAACAGCGCCGGGGGTGCCGCGACGTCGCCCATGGCGGCGGCTGACGGCACCATGCCGGTCGAAAGTGCAACCGCGGCGCCGGCGGCACCGGTCGACCCAGGCGCACCCCCGCAGCCGACCCAGCCCGGGGTCCTGGGGACCCTGTCCACTGACCAGATGCAGAATCTGCCCCAGGCGCCCGCTGGCGCCGCCGAACAAGCTGCGGCAGGCGCCGCCGCCTCAGTCGTGCTGCCCGGCGATACGCCGCAACAGCAATATGACTATGCAACCGGTCTCGTTCAGCGCGGTGCTTATGCTGAAGCGGAACTCGCGCTCAAATCCTTCGTCGTCGAACATCCGAAGGACCCGCTGGCAGGCAACGCGCAATACTGGCTCGGCGAGACCTATTACGTGCGCAGCGATTTCAAGAATGCGGCGGTTGCCTTTGCCGAGGGCTATCAGAAATATCCCAAGAGCTCCAAGGCGGCCGACAATCTGCTGAAACTCGGCATGTCTCTGGGGCAGACCGGACGCAACCCGGATGCCTGCACCGCTTTCCGGCAGCTCGATAAGCAGTTTCCTGACGCGTCGCAGGCGATCCGGGATCGGGCCGCGCCTGCGAAGCAACGCTACAAGTGCAACTAG
- the ftsH gene encoding ATP-dependent zinc metalloprotease FtsH → MNWGKNLMIWVAIGLLLVVLFQMFGDATSRTQQSQLAYSDFLDKVNEGEIADVTIRGPEVSGHTNDRQAFSTYAPEDPKLVEMLAAKGVKITAAPQDDGTSPLMQILISWAPLIIIVGIWVFFMRQMQGQGGKAMGFGKSRAKLLTERTGRVTFEDVAGIEEAKSELEEIVEFLKDPQKFQRLGGKIPKGCLLVGPPGTGKTLLARAIAGEANVPFFTISGSDFVEMFVGVGASRVRDMFEQGKKNAPCIIFIDEIDAVGRHRGAGLGGGNDEREQTLNQMLVEMDGFDANEGVIIIAATNRPDVLDPALLRPGRFDRQITVPNPDINGRDQILKVHMRKVPLGPDVDSRVIARGTPGFSGADLANLVNEAALMAARFGKRVVTMADFEHAKDRVMMGSERRSMVMSPEGKLATAYHEAGHAIINLEVPEADPLHKVTIIPRGRALGLTMSLPEKDRYSISKTWMESRIAICFGGRIAEQLIYGEEHLNTGASNDILQATEMARRMVTEFGMSEKLGPLRYSDGEQEVFLGYSMGQQRKSMSGETMKMIDQEVRRIVETGEKKARELLTRYLDGLHTVAKALVEFETLTGDEVRALLNGETIRQDTGHGGSAAAAVKPRSSIPTSGGAVSRRKPRLTSGASVIWGKV, encoded by the coding sequence GTGAATTGGGGTAAAAACCTGATGATCTGGGTGGCGATCGGCTTGTTGCTGGTTGTCCTTTTTCAAATGTTCGGCGACGCCACGTCACGTACGCAGCAATCCCAGCTCGCTTATTCGGATTTCCTCGACAAGGTAAACGAAGGCGAGATCGCCGACGTGACCATCCGCGGCCCCGAAGTGTCCGGCCACACCAATGACAGGCAGGCTTTCTCGACCTATGCCCCGGAAGATCCGAAGCTGGTCGAGATGTTGGCGGCCAAGGGTGTTAAGATAACCGCCGCCCCGCAGGACGACGGCACCAGCCCCTTGATGCAGATTTTGATCAGCTGGGCACCCCTCATCATCATTGTCGGTATCTGGGTTTTCTTCATGCGCCAGATGCAGGGACAGGGCGGCAAGGCGATGGGCTTCGGCAAATCGCGCGCCAAGCTGCTCACCGAGCGCACAGGTCGCGTGACTTTCGAAGACGTCGCCGGCATCGAGGAAGCCAAGTCGGAGCTGGAGGAGATTGTCGAATTTCTGAAGGACCCGCAAAAGTTCCAGCGCCTCGGCGGCAAGATTCCCAAAGGCTGCTTGCTGGTCGGCCCTCCGGGTACCGGTAAGACGCTGCTCGCCCGCGCCATCGCCGGCGAGGCCAATGTGCCGTTCTTCACGATCTCGGGTTCCGATTTCGTCGAAATGTTCGTCGGCGTCGGCGCATCCCGAGTCCGTGACATGTTCGAGCAGGGGAAGAAAAATGCTCCCTGCATCATCTTCATCGACGAGATCGACGCGGTCGGTCGTCATCGTGGCGCTGGTCTTGGCGGCGGCAATGACGAGCGCGAGCAGACCTTGAACCAGATGCTGGTCGAGATGGATGGCTTCGATGCCAATGAAGGCGTCATCATCATCGCCGCGACCAACCGTCCTGACGTGCTCGACCCTGCCTTGCTGCGTCCGGGTCGCTTCGACAGGCAGATCACCGTGCCGAACCCCGACATCAATGGCCGCGACCAGATATTGAAAGTGCATATGCGCAAGGTGCCGTTGGGTCCCGATGTGGACTCACGCGTCATCGCACGCGGCACTCCTGGTTTCTCGGGTGCGGATCTTGCCAACCTGGTCAATGAAGCGGCCTTGATGGCGGCCCGTTTCGGCAAGCGTGTCGTGACCATGGCCGATTTCGAACACGCGAAAGACCGTGTGATGATGGGCAGCGAACGCCGTTCGATGGTCATGTCGCCGGAGGGGAAGCTGGCGACCGCCTATCACGAAGCCGGCCACGCGATCATCAATCTGGAAGTGCCGGAGGCAGATCCGCTGCACAAGGTGACGATCATTCCGCGCGGTCGTGCGTTGGGCCTCACCATGTCGCTGCCGGAAAAGGACCGTTACAGCATTTCGAAAACTTGGATGGAAAGCCGTATTGCCATCTGCTTTGGCGGTCGAATTGCCGAGCAGCTGATCTATGGCGAAGAGCATCTCAATACGGGAGCCTCGAACGATATCCTGCAGGCCACCGAAATGGCCCGCCGCATGGTCACCGAGTTCGGCATGAGCGAGAAGTTGGGGCCGTTGCGGTACTCTGATGGTGAGCAGGAAGTGTTCCTGGGCTACTCGATGGGGCAGCAGCGCAAGAGCATGTCTGGCGAGACCATGAAGATGATCGACCAGGAAGTTCGTCGTATCGTCGAAACAGGTGAGAAGAAGGCGCGTGAGCTGCTGACGCGCTATCTCGATGGCCTGCACACGGTAGCCAAGGCGCTGGTCGAATTCGAGACACTGACCGGTGATGAAGTCCGCGCCTTGTTGAATGGCGAGACCATCCGCCAGGATACCGGGCATGGTGGCAGTGCAGCTGCCGCAGTGAAGCCGCGTTCGTCGATCCCGACCAGCGGTGGGGCGGTAAGCCGTCGGAAGCCCCGCTTGACCAGCGGGGCTTCTGTTATCTGGGGGAAAGTATGA
- the tilS gene encoding tRNA lysidine(34) synthetase TilS has product MAACGPFEAKPHVAVGVSGGSDSMALMLLLADWVRGQGGKLTALTVDHGLRPEAANEARTVAGWAAKAGIDHRTLAWTGIKPGTAVQAAAREARYELMGAWCRENEVLHLATAHQQDDQRETVAMRRARGGPDQFGSAGISSVSTRRGVRLLRPLLPVTGATLKSYLQSRHQCWLEDPSNRHEHYERIRWRRGIEGPLPTNGEILAWGEARREAEREVAGLLARSVSVHAAGFALIDVAAWAGSNPAILHRALGQVVATIAGRDYLPARAPLDRAVQKLLAGQCGLSLGGTLISIWRGQGLICREAAAVTDSMAIVGPQQFIWDRRFLMTISGDRPAGRIEVLGERGVAEIGQTGHFRANPMDIPALVRPSLAAIWAATGRLSAVPHLGFDPYGEGLRAQFRFRPHYSVTSSGFTVAYGWPHTI; this is encoded by the coding sequence ATGGCGGCCTGTGGCCCGTTCGAAGCAAAGCCACATGTGGCGGTTGGCGTGTCGGGCGGGTCCGACAGTATGGCGCTGATGCTGTTGTTGGCCGATTGGGTGCGCGGGCAGGGTGGCAAGTTGACGGCCCTTACTGTCGACCATGGCCTGCGGCCGGAGGCGGCAAACGAAGCCCGGACAGTTGCTGGATGGGCTGCAAAAGCCGGAATCGATCATCGCACCCTGGCCTGGACCGGGATCAAGCCGGGCACCGCAGTCCAGGCGGCAGCGCGCGAGGCGCGCTATGAGCTGATGGGGGCCTGGTGCCGAGAAAACGAGGTCCTGCACCTGGCGACGGCGCATCAGCAGGATGACCAGCGCGAGACGGTCGCCATGCGCCGGGCGCGCGGCGGTCCCGACCAATTCGGTTCAGCCGGTATCAGCTCGGTCAGCACCCGCCGCGGTGTTCGCTTGCTGCGGCCGCTGCTGCCGGTAACCGGTGCGACGTTGAAATCCTATCTCCAGTCGCGCCACCAGTGCTGGCTCGAAGATCCCAGCAATCGTCACGAGCACTATGAGAGAATTCGCTGGCGAAGAGGCATTGAAGGGCCATTGCCGACCAATGGCGAAATCCTCGCCTGGGGGGAAGCCCGCCGCGAAGCAGAGCGAGAGGTGGCCGGCCTCCTCGCCAGATCCGTCTCGGTTCACGCCGCCGGGTTTGCCTTGATCGACGTCGCGGCCTGGGCGGGCAGCAATCCCGCTATCCTTCACCGAGCCCTGGGGCAGGTCGTGGCGACGATCGCCGGCAGAGATTATTTGCCCGCGCGAGCCCCCCTCGACCGTGCCGTCCAGAAGCTACTTGCTGGGCAATGTGGTCTCAGTCTGGGAGGGACGCTGATCTCCATTTGGCGGGGGCAGGGGTTGATCTGCCGGGAAGCGGCAGCCGTCACTGACAGCATGGCCATCGTAGGACCTCAGCAGTTTATCTGGGACCGGCGCTTCCTGATGACGATATCCGGCGACCGGCCGGCAGGTCGGATTGAAGTCCTGGGCGAAAGAGGGGTAGCCGAGATCGGCCAAACGGGCCATTTCCGCGCAAACCCTATGGATATTCCAGCGCTCGTTCGACCCTCGCTGGCGGCAATCTGGGCTGCGACAGGTCGTCTCAGTGCCGTTCCCCATCTCGGTTTCGATCCGTATGGGGAAGGATTGCGTGCGCAATTCCGCTTTCGGCCACATTATTCAGTGACATCAAGCGGCTTTACAGTTGCGTATGGGTGGCCGCACACTATCTAA